Proteins encoded in a region of the Euzebya rosea genome:
- a CDS encoding DUF262 domain-containing protein has translation MSEIKVSAVTVEELLGLLRNGEWLIPRFQREFVWSTSDIEALANSILEAKPIGMATLWEQPDNSGLALEHVSLPGFADATEWFGENDLRTNKHYAVLDGRQRSTAIAMVFGGLRQTHGSMKFAGGFYLNLTETRDVRPVEFFKAAKEKQMGLDTSPLSRGYFPLAVPEDKAFMKHWMDALYEVNDPGKYPADAVPSEQERARRQHALEQAFERLNKTRLATYAVPPDYGLAEICEIFETLNTTGTKVSTVDLIHSWLYADSVDEEGQGGLDLREWLEDLGKLPGAEGWSSKSDRPELVAQIVTACHVAANNKPSARVIGGRAPAIRSVKAADLLHTPTEHWAEAMQSTAKFASWLADFQEVVAGGRFPYKRCPYPVMAAVYVSLRWHLDRDYGDVTPFQKSDIDGLFRAFFWRNALATRYDQGFLTQIGADLKFLKEVLLDRPEHPTDQDWIDHATDRLELMFAGDSVRTVDELAEAAAHGDSSRGALRQALLLPIYAQATKDLLNMEDISWPSGVASDLHHIFPLGWINDTVPGTVRQEWKESDRVGSVANLVPLSRPSNNKWRAKRPGVALAETNMSWLTRKDVFGPARIDETAFEILVQQDIQSPAEIEKFWDHRAKTLAQTVHSLTAVELH, from the coding sequence ATGTCAGAGATCAAGGTCAGTGCCGTCACGGTGGAGGAACTCCTCGGGCTGCTACGAAACGGGGAGTGGTTGATCCCCCGTTTCCAGCGTGAGTTCGTCTGGTCGACGAGCGACATCGAGGCCTTGGCCAACTCAATTCTCGAAGCGAAGCCAATCGGGATGGCCACGCTGTGGGAGCAACCAGACAACTCCGGACTCGCTCTCGAGCATGTGAGCCTCCCGGGCTTTGCGGATGCGACAGAGTGGTTCGGGGAGAACGACCTCCGAACAAACAAGCACTACGCGGTCCTTGACGGCCGACAGCGAAGCACAGCGATCGCAATGGTATTCGGCGGCTTGCGGCAAACACATGGCAGCATGAAGTTCGCGGGTGGCTTCTACCTGAACCTCACTGAGACTCGCGATGTCCGCCCCGTCGAATTTTTCAAAGCGGCCAAGGAGAAGCAGATGGGATTGGACACGTCCCCGCTGAGCCGCGGCTACTTTCCTTTGGCAGTGCCTGAAGACAAAGCGTTCATGAAGCACTGGATGGACGCCCTTTACGAAGTGAATGACCCCGGTAAATACCCGGCGGATGCCGTGCCCTCTGAGCAGGAACGTGCCCGCCGCCAGCACGCTCTCGAGCAAGCGTTCGAGCGCCTGAACAAGACGCGGCTAGCGACATACGCCGTGCCGCCCGACTACGGTCTGGCGGAAATCTGCGAGATCTTCGAGACGCTGAACACGACGGGGACCAAGGTGTCGACCGTCGACCTTATCCACTCATGGCTCTACGCGGACAGCGTCGACGAAGAGGGGCAGGGCGGCCTCGACCTTCGCGAGTGGCTCGAGGATCTCGGCAAGTTGCCTGGAGCGGAAGGATGGAGCAGCAAGAGCGACCGTCCTGAGCTCGTGGCACAGATCGTGACTGCATGCCACGTCGCAGCCAACAACAAGCCGAGTGCGCGAGTAATCGGTGGGCGAGCTCCAGCTATCCGCTCAGTCAAAGCAGCCGACCTTCTCCACACACCTACCGAACACTGGGCTGAGGCGATGCAGTCGACGGCAAAGTTTGCGAGTTGGTTAGCCGACTTTCAGGAAGTTGTCGCCGGAGGCAGGTTCCCGTACAAGCGTTGCCCGTACCCCGTCATGGCGGCGGTCTACGTATCGCTTCGCTGGCACCTCGACCGGGACTACGGCGACGTCACCCCCTTCCAAAAGTCCGATATCGACGGACTCTTTCGCGCCTTCTTCTGGCGCAACGCGTTGGCCACTCGGTACGACCAGGGATTCCTAACCCAGATCGGCGCCGACTTGAAGTTTCTCAAGGAGGTGCTCCTCGATCGCCCCGAGCACCCGACGGACCAAGATTGGATCGATCACGCGACTGACCGCCTGGAGCTGATGTTCGCAGGCGACAGCGTCCGCACCGTCGACGAACTAGCCGAAGCTGCCGCCCACGGTGATTCAAGCCGGGGAGCGCTTCGGCAGGCTCTCTTGCTCCCTATCTACGCCCAAGCCACCAAGGACCTACTGAACATGGAGGACATCAGCTGGCCAAGCGGTGTCGCCTCAGACCTTCACCACATCTTCCCTCTAGGGTGGATCAACGACACTGTTCCGGGGACTGTCCGCCAGGAGTGGAAGGAAAGCGACCGCGTTGGCAGCGTGGCCAACTTGGTCCCCCTCTCTCGGCCCTCAAACAACAAGTGGCGGGCCAAGCGACCGGGCGTAGCCCTTGCCGAAACCAATATGTCATGGTTAACGCGCAAGGACGTCTTTGGGCCTGCCAGAATCGACGAGACGGCCTTCGAGATTCTCGTTCAGCAGGATATCCAGTCGCCAGCTGAGATAGAGAAGTTCTGGGACCACCGCGCTAAGACCCTCGCTCAGACCGTCCACTCGCTGACAGCAGTGGAGCTGCACTAG